The segment TGTCTGAgtgagagactgggggtgaggagggggggctggagggggtgaggagtgGGGATGTGAGGCTGTGTCTGAGTGAGAAACTGGTGAGGAGGGGGGgctggagggggtgaggaggggggaTGTGAGGCTGTGTCAGAGTGAGAGactggtggtgaggagggggggttggagggggtgaggaggggggaTGTGAGGCTGTGTCTGAGTGAGactggtggtgaggagggggggTTAGGGGGGTAAGGAGGTGGGATCAGCTGAGGACGGGGCAGAGCGGAGGGAGGGGGCGATGTGTGTGGTTTTATCTGTATCTGTGCGTCTGTTCTGCCACTGCAAGGTACCCCAGCGTACCGGCCAGGACCGGTGGGGAGAGGAAGGGTCAGTCTGAGGAGGGGGGAAAGGTCGGGGTCAGGATGCTGTGAGCTGATTGGCTGGCGGGGCTCTGCAGGAAGAAGCTGGACCTCTTCGCTAACGTGGTGCATGTGAAGAGTTTGCCCGGATTCCCAACCCGACACAACAACCTGGACTTAGTTATCATCCGTGAGCAGACTGAGGGCGAGTATAGCTCGCTGGAGCACCAGGTGAGTGCCCGGCCTCTGACTCCCACCCCTCACTAATCACCCTGATCACCAACCCAACTTCGACCCTTCCCCTGAATGCCCTGACCTTGTCCATTAACTCTGCAACCAGCCCAGACCTGACCATTAATCCCAGATGCCACCTCTGACCCtggcattccctctctctccctctcactctctcttgtaTCAGAGTGTTCAGGGCGTTATTGAGTGTCTGAAGATCATCACCAGGGACAAGTCGCGTCGTATCGCCAAGTTTGCCTTCGACTTCGCCACCAAGAACGGGCGCCGCAAAGTCACAGCCGTGCACAAAGCCAACATCATGTGAGTGACGCCTCCCagcccctcacctcctccctgccCTCAACCTgcacacctctctctcacaccgcCGCTCCTCGCTCActgtctccccaccccacccttgcCCTCTCCTGTACCCGtctgcctctgtccctcaccTGCCCCCTTCTCTGGTTCTCTGACACTGTGCATGCTGTCCACAGGAAGCTGGCTGACGGTCTGTTTCTGCAGTGCTGTGAGGAAATAGCCCAGCTTTACCCCAACATCCGGTACGAGTCAGTTATCATTGACAACTGCTGCATGCAGGTAAACCATCTGTCTCATGGATGCCTATCCAACaactctcaccccctcactccctgtTACCCTTCCCCATCTGTGTCCACCAACCCTCACTGCCCTGCCCCACTGTCGCATGCCGTATGCCCTGTTCCCTGCCCCTTCCCCTTCCCGTCATCCCTTTGTCCTCTCTCACGTACTAACCCTTGACTCCTTCCGTCCCCCACTGTGTGCCTAACCATCACCTCCCGTCCCATGTCATGTgccgcctccccccaccccatcctcacTGTTAGCCCACTgcctccctccaccccccacaTTGAGTCTCTGCCCCTCTGGCCCACAGCTGGTGTCTGACCCGTACCAGTTCGACGTGTTAGTGATGCCGAATCTCTATGGAAACATCATCGACAACCTTGCAGCAGGCCTGGTGGGCGGTGCTGGCGTGGTGCCGGGGGAAAGCTTCAGTTCTGAGTATGCCGTTTTCGAAACGGTAAGAGACAGACATCCGGCCTGCCCCTTCCAGTTGCGTCCTCTACCTCACCCTACCAATTCCTTCTCCGTGTATCCGTCTTCAAAATGGTGAGGGACAGACATCTGTCCTCATCTgcgcccctcataattttataaacactCAGCTCCAGTGAGAATAAGCTCAGGCTATTCAATCACTGGCGACACACacgaacacaaaatgctagagaaattcAGCACGTCAAGCCAGTCTTGACGAAGGCTgtctgcctgaaatgtcaactgtttattcctctccattgatgctttctgatttcctccaacattttgtctgtgtgttgctgaagatattcagcagagtctcttgtgtttatgatttgctatccagtctctccttacaacatagaacatagctcTATCAACTGCCTATCCTTCTTCAGTCTCAGGAGACACTGCTCCTatctgtatgtgtgtatatgtaagTATACTTGCATCCTCTGCCTTGTCACCCCAATTCCCGTCCCCCCGTTTAAACCTTCTAGCAAAACTTACtataaggatattggtccccctgggttCAGGCATAACTTAACCTTTTTGTGCTTaaaagtatttggataggcaaGGCCTGGTTAGGGATAGTTaacatgactttgtgtgtggCAAGTCATGTGTAACCAatctcaaaggttcattttattatcaacatACACAGCTAGTAGCAATGAAACCAAGAGATAAAAAGAAAAAGGCAACATGGTTATTAACCCCCAGAACCCACCTCCctgcaaaataacaaacaaataaacaaagcCAATCAGATTCTTCCTCCCATTCCCACACAAGAAAAACGAACAAAGCTGATCAGGCAcgtcaacccccaaatcctcccCCCAACAAAAATAACAAGCAAAAAGGGTCAGGCACATTGTATGGAGTTTTCTGAGAaaggaaaggtttaaaagggacctgattTCCATTCCACAGCTCACTCACTCAGATAGAGGTTTGAATACTACTGCACagtataggcctttcagcccatgagtttgtgttgaccttttaaccttaaGCTCAATctaactctcccctcctccatagccttccatttttctatcaactGTATGCCTTTCTAAGTGCAGCCCTCCATTCCAGGGAACATGCTGGCGAATCCCTGCTGCACTCCCTTTTGTTGTTGCCACATGCTCCTGCAGTGTGACTACACCAAAACCTGTCTTGTTCAGCAGTAACGGGACTTCCCAGTCAGTTCCCAGTACCCTTTCCACCACCTACCTCAAAGTTCAGAGTAGatgtatgatcaaagtacatgtatctcACCAAATACAACCGAGAttcattcacagtaagtacaagaaactcagtgaaaaactGCGCACGAGATGGACAAGTGTGTAAaatacaacaaattgtgcaaaaacaacaagaataaataaataaatgtggtaagtatcgagaacatgagatgaagagtccttgaaagtgagtccataggttgcagtGGCGGGGCAAATGaatttgagtgaatttatcccctctgtttcagggccctgatagttgaagggtaataacttttcctgactctggtggtgtgagtcctgaggctcctgtaccttcttcctggcagcagcgagaagtgagcatgtcctgggtgctgggggtctctgagtacggatgctgctttcctgatgtGCTCGGTGTTGGGGGTGGGATATCTACCCGCGATGGACCTGTGGGTACGGGGTTGTGAGCCTACCTGAGGGGAGGTATCTGCCTGTTCGTCCACTAACAAAGTGTCTGGTTTCAGGGAGCTCGCCACCCATTCTCTCAGGCCATGGGCCGGAACATCGCTAACCCCACCGCCATGTTACTGAGCGCCGCCAACATGCTGAAACACCTGAAGTAAGTGACTCTGGGTACCGACTGCCGCGTTGGGCTGACCCCGCTGGGTACTGGCTGTAGCCTCAGGGGCACAGTACCTGTACGCACAGGCACACAGTATCAGATAGAAtcacacatgttgtgaaattcagGAGAAAAAAATCATCAATTACACACAAAATTtccacaattagaacaaaaataaatCCATTGCAGTGCCAGGTGCTCACAGTGTTGCTGTACGGAGGTAGTGAtcagggttgtgctggttggttcaagaactgagtgGTTGaagtaactgttcatgaacctggtggtgtgggacttcaggcttctgtacctcctgtccggTGGTAGCGGAGAAGATGCTAGGGATCATTGGATGTTACCTTCTTCGACcctaaggcataggagcagaattaggccatttgacccattgagttatTTCCCCTCACCAGAAATAGGGCAATTTACATTCGtcaggaagtgggaggaaacaggagcacccatgGGAAACCCGCGCGCTCACATGGAGAACTctacagacagtgctggaggtCTGAGGCTGAGCATTTCCGTACTGCGGTGTGATttctggagggaggggtggggctgTTCCACTCTGCCCGAGGTGGGTGGTCTGACGGGATGTGCGTGGCAGTGTTAGTCTGACCTCTCGTCCTGTTGCAGCCTGGATTTCCACTCCAACCTGGTAGCCAAGGCCGTGAAGAAGGTGATCAAACAGGGCAAGGTAGGTGAGACTGGGGGCCGATAGGGGGAAGTGTCCTGCCCTTGGACAGAGCTTGGGAGGTGGGGGGTTTACCACGGCCTATGTCTCAGGGGAGGTCTTGACCACTAAAGTTGTggcctgtgtgtgtggtgtcagaCCCTGAGAGACAGGTGAGGCTGGGTGGTCGATTCTCTATTCCCTACAACTCATTTGAGGTTGGGAATCAGAGCTGAGCCACAGACTCGGTGACCTGGATGACTGGTGTCGCAGAACCTGGAGTCAGGCATTTGCCTGTGGTGGGACCTGAACGCCTGTTTCTGGATGTATCTTCTTGTTAAGCCCAACAGCAACTCACCAGGGTCCTCTGTCTTGGGCCAGTCTTTCAGAcccatccttcctctcccagtgaTGAGGTCCCTGTAATTCCTGTTGCCGTTTCTTTAACACTGGCTTGCCAGCCCCATGCAaaacctcctccttttgcagccgggcTTCAGACCGTCCGCGGCACAACTGGAGTGCGAATGTGGACCTCGGGATTTGTACCACAGTGGCTGTGTAACCCCACTCCTCATTTGCCCACCATCCTTAGGGCGGGCAGAGTCGCAGGGAGACAggaagcagatgctggaaatccagaggaacccATAGAGAGTTGTGGCCTGGAGAAGCTGGGGTTAAATTTTAATGAATTTAAATTAGAGATctggcatggtaacaggcccttctgacccagtgAGCCCGTGTACTAATCCGCATGCCTTTGTACTgagagaggaaacccatgctgtcacggggagaatgtgctggCACCGGTGGGACGTGAAAccggttgctggtgctgtaaagcgttactCTAGCCATGCCAGCCCAATCTGAATGATGGTGAGTGTGTGTACACAGGGTCCAGGGCTGACAAGACTGTTGTTAATTTCCCAGTTTCTTTCGTTTCCACTCATTTTCTTTTACTTCCGTTTCTCCCATGGGTCTTCCTTCCCCGGATCAGGTGCGGACCCGGGACATGGGCGGTTACAGCACCACCAGTGACTTCCTGAAGAACGTCATCGAGAGCCTGTACCCTCCTCGCCTTCGCTAGTGCTGTGCCACGCCGTCAGGGCAGGGGCTGCCCGCCTCCTCGAGCCCCACCTCAGTTCCTTTGGGGGTGGCCCAGGGGCCATGTTAAACATCCCACTGGGTGCTGGCCATTTTGGATTAGAGATGGGGGCATCGAAGAGGGGAGACATGTGCCTGCATGACCACTTCCTCCTACTAATTGCACCCCAGAGCCAGGACCCAGCAGACTAGCCCTCCTTCTGGGAATGCAAACGCAAAATGCTGCTGGTGCCGGAGGCGTGTTGACAATAACCACCTCCCTCCGGTCAGACCTGATCTCCTTTGTCCTTTTTTAACAAATTAAACGGAATCATAAGACTGAGATTATTTGAAGGGATGGTGGTGTGATCACTGAACTCAAGTATGATCCCTAAGGGaatgtctattggtgggtcctcaggcgGCTGTGTCTTTCGATCAGCCTCTCCTTTCGCGGCTGTTTTACAGCAGAGATTGGTCCCTCTTGCAGATTTCCTCCACGTCCATCTGTTGAGATCTTTGAGTTTTTAGATGAAGGGAGGCATCTAAAAACCACTGGTGTGGTATGAGAAAGAGTCCAATCAATGGACCATCTGTTACACTCTCTGAAAAATCCTGACTCTTGCATGGAGATGGAAAATTTAATTGGGCTGCAGCTCCAGCATGAACTGACAATCCAGGGTGTgttcagtgtggagggagcagGGAAAATGTGTCCTATCCTGTGATGTTCTGTCAAAGGAAGGTCTATCTAAGTGTGGAGACCAACAccaatcatagaacagtacaggccctttggcccacaatattgtgccaacccttaaaccctgcctcccatataaccccccaccttaaattcctccatatacctgtctagtagtctcttaaacttcactagtgtatctgcctccaccactgactcaggtagtgcattccacgcaccaaccactctgagtaaaaaaaccttcctgtaatatcccccttgaacttcccaccccttaccttaaagccatgtcctcttgtattgagcagtggtgccctggggaagaggcgcggGCTATCCActatatctattcctcttaatatcttgtgtacctctatcatgtctcctctcatcctccttctctccaaagagtaaagccctagctcccttaatctcgccctatcataatgcatactctctaaaccaggcagcatcctggtaaatctcctctgtaccctttccaatgcttccacatccttcctatagtgaggcgaccagaactggacacagtgctccaagtgtggcctcaccagttttatagagctgcaaacaacaggaattctgcagatgctggaaattcaagcaacacacatcaaagttgctggtgaacgcagcaggccaggcagcatctctaggaagaggtgcagtcgacgtttcaggccgagacccttcgtcaggactaactgaaggaagagtgagtaagagatttgaaagtgggagggggagggggagatccaaaatgataggaggagacaggagggggagggatggagccaagagctggacaggtgattggcaaaagggatacgagaggatcatgggacaggaagtccgggaagaaagacgggggtggggtggaaccagaggatggggaaggggtatagtcagagggacagaaggagaaaaaggagagagagagaaagaatgtgtgtaagaaagagagtgagagaaagctgcatcattaccttgcgactcttaaactctatcccttcacTTATAAAAGCTAAtattccataagctttcttaactaccctgtctacctgtgaggccactttcagggatctgtggacatgtatccccagatccctctgctcctccatggAGCAAAGTGGTCAGTACCCGATGTAAATAATAAACTGAAGAGATTCtgaaggtaacacacacaaaataccggaggaactcagcaggccaggcagcacctatgggaaaaAGGTATAACCAAAAGTTTCAGACTAAGAAATCACTCATCTTTTTCTCCCCCCAAGtcatgttgaagggtctcaggctgaaacgTTGGCATAGAAgatgcctggcctactgagttcctccggcattgtgtgtttgtttttctagcatctgcaggtttcctcgtttgagattctgcagttgatggaaatccaaagtattacacagaatgctggaggaactcagcaggccagacagtatttAGGGAAATGAGAAAACTGATGTTTTAGGAGGACAAcgagaccttttatcaggactggaaaggaaggaggatgacaaaaatgtggggggaggggaaggaggacaagcaggGAGATGGGAGAAATagaaagaggccagagtggggaatagaagacagaagggggagggcaAAAAAGTTAAGCAGTCAGAAAAAgcaaatgttcatgccatcaggttagaaggTACTTAGACAGAATGAAGTGTTGCTCTTCCATCCTGGGAGTGTCCCCAATGCGCGGGAAGAAGTCATACGTCCTCGATGAGAAAGATTAATGGGTCTTTGGGGCAAGGAATTGAATTTTTTCTACAAAGTCAGACAGTATGTTTGTAAACGGTGCGTGCAAAGCTTCCTTGCTCCATTGGCAACAGGTATTGGGAATGGAAGAATTATCCGTGGCCCTCATTAAAGCAGCTTTGCTTATAAGACTTAGGAGAATTGGGCCATTTctgttatggctgatttattatccctctcaacccctccctccccccataacatttgatgctgaCTGATTAAATAAAACAATGTCTACATCTCCAGTGATGGTAGTCTCCCAGCATGTGCACCTATGCATAACTGCCTTAAGGGTAAATGTTGAAGTTGTGGATGGACCAGAATGGGAAAGGTGGGTCTATTAAGCTTTCTCTGACCAGTGCTGCTGTAACCCTCACTGATAGCAGACTGTTAACAGCCTTCAACTAGATTCTCTTTCTCAGGTCCGGACTGCTGACATGGGCGGATACTCAACTTCAGCAGAATTCACAGCAGCTGTGATCACCAACCTTGGCACCTGAACGCAGAGGAGCCGAGATCCACCAGACTCTCAAGCCTACCCATTAGTTTTAGTGCTGCCCGGTCCACACATCTGTGGTGTTATTAAATTGAATTAATCATACTGGTGTATGTGTGAATTTTGTTAATCTGTAGTAGCTTAAGCTCCTTATTCTCACCATCGGATTCTGGGAATGGCTTGGGCTGTACttgggagttcagaagaatgacggaGATTTCATTGtaatccatcaaatattgaaagatcttGAGGGTgtgcatgtttcctatagttgaaTCTATGCACCCTTGGAACATAGATGAATTTTAAACTGCAGGTGGTGAATCTACATGATTCATTCTCAGAGAGCATTGGgtgtgagtatatttaaagcaaagaccAATAGATTTTTGATCATCATCCAGTAACCTTCAATGCCCTTATAaagtttgcagacatttttattAACACGGAGTACTTATCGATCatgagtgggaaattattttaCAGCATTTAAAAACAAATATATTAACTAtcaataaagtacagaatatacacaatttaccaatgtgcaataatgtaTGATATTGTactgtgtgtgttctcctgttgtAGAGATGAATTGTTGAATATACTCACTACATTTGGTAGGAAAGGTTTTTTGCAACaatccttgtgacagcagagTTAAATGAGTCTGTTCGAAAGGGTGCTCCACTACTGGACAATCAGGCATATCCTTTCCATGGCCTACTGACCACTCCACCACTAGCTCGAGTCCATGTTTTAGACAAGcaacacagctttccatagctgctgcctggcccactcagctcctccagcatctgcagattgtgtCATGTTTGGTTTTTAGCCAAGGACTGATCCAGCCTTTTGGCATCACCAGCACCACTCCCCCAAAGTAAAGCCGCAGAGGCAGCTGTACATGCTGCAAAAGATCTCCAGCATCCCCTTCTTGTGGACAGCCTTGGTGTAGTCAAGTCTGGTGTCCAGGTACTCTTCCACCAACACAACCACTTCTCCCAAAATGTCCTCTTCATCCTAAAatctccctggttttggccacattcagcAGCAATTTCCCCCCAACCACTGCAGGAGACTCTGATCTTTACGTAGAGTGTGAACAGAAATGCAAACAGGTCAGTCCCGTCCCTTCCTCCTTCTCAGACAGAACTACCCAGCTGTACAAACTGGGGTCTATCTGTCAGCTAGTCAGTAATTCAGCTTCTCACATAGTGGCTGGATTGTATTTAAGGTGCGAGAAATCAAAAAAATGCGATTCTCAATGCCACCAGCATCATCCAGGTGGGAGTGAGTCCACTCTCACAGAAGGTTGGTAGGCAAAATGTCAAGGGTTTAATGAAGATCTCACCTGTAGTTCTAGGCAAGtcaggaccagcctctccaacACTGAGGGCAATTTGTCTGTAGTCATTAAGTTCAGGTGGCATTTCCTTGGGTACAGACACCAAACACAAAAGTCATTCATAGCACTGGTATCTTATCCTGACTCAAGACTTGTAAAGGTGCTGCAAAATACCAGACAGCTGGCTCGCAGAccttcagtaccctggggctGATGCTGTCTGGTCCAGCAGCATTAGACTGGCAAAGAATGTAGATTAGTTGTGGGTGGAGAAATAACCTGGTGTCAACTGTGAAATGAAACTACACTAGGGCCTTGCCCTTAAGTGGAGATGTGCAGAGGTTCATAGCTACCAGAACATGGctacacaggtggatagggtgatTAATATGCAAGACAtcattcaaaagtcaggaagttctgTTGCAAAACCCTATAAAACTCATtaagccacatctggaatattgcatgcagttctggataccagagggcatgcatttaagatgagtggGGAAAATTATAGATGTGAGAAGCAAGGTTTTAAATAACATGGTGGGTGCctgggacagtggcaggtggtaGTGGTAGACATTTAGATCAGCACATGAAtgggaggaaatggaaggatagaCATTATGTAGGCAGAGATTAGTTGGCATTTGATTACTAAGTTGGTTTAGCACAACACTAGGCAAAACAGCCCATTCATGTGCCACACTGGTCTATGTTTGTGTAGGAGAATGGGTTGTCTGTAGCAGCACAATTAAAATCACTAGGCTTGCAGCACAGGTGAACTATTAAAGCATTGTTCTGAACACTCCAGGAGTATTGCAGTTCCAGACACCCACTTGCAAAGACTGGCATTGAGGGGATGCAACCCATATCTACTCCAGTCACAGGCTGAGGACTGAATTATCTCAATAGGCATAAAAAAAATCCAAGTATTCCCAGTGGGAAGGAGTAGTGGCAATTACCATTCATTCCCAGTTATCACAGGGCTTCCCTCCAATGCAATATTCCACTGTCAGCCTTCAGTGGCAGAGCTGCTGCCGTGGATTGGGCTACAGGCAGAGATGAACTGTCCTGATCCACGCAGGTACCCTGTGGCTGTATACAACTTACACCAGTGAACTCAGTCTGAAAGAGTTTGGAGTTTTATTGTCTTTACATATTTACAAGGCAGACAAGGCTGCAACCCACTCTCTCCAGAGGCCAAATACATGACTGCTGTAATCTGAGTGGCACCTGTGAGCTGACAGCAGTGACAAGAGAGCTGCCAGACACTGGTGAAGGAAGAGGCTCAGCAATGGGTCTTCCTCACCAAGGGGACCAGGTCCACGAAGACCAAACCCACTGGGACAACTTCGCAGGTCAGGTGGCTCCAGCAGCCAAAGGTCACAGGGGAGAGGCTTCTTCCCCACCTTTgtgtttcttcttctttttctttttaccaTCCAGAACCGGGACCTCTGGTGTCTCAGCCTCAAGAAGCTGGCGATGCTTTTTCTTGGCTGGAGTCTCCTGCACCCCATTTGTCACACTGTCCACTGTTGGTTCTTCCTCAATCTGCATCTccaccttctttttctttttcttcttcttcaccAGCTCTGTGTCTCCAACCTGCAGGAAGTCCCAAGAGTGTTTGAGTTAGAAGACATGCAGGTCGTGCTCTCCGTTTTAACCCTCTACTCAGTCAGATCCTTACCTCATTCTCTATTTTAACCCTCTTCTCAGGCGGCTCCTGGTCCTCCTCAGCCAGCTCCCTCTCCGCTGCTGCAGCTTCCAGCGCTCGTTTCTCCctcttcttcctccttttctctttcttctccATTTTACGTTTCAGTTGTGCTGTCACCtccgctgcctgcaaggagacaacTGCTGGTGAGTACTGCTGTGGCAGGGAGGGCCAGGTAACACACACCAGCAGCCCTGGTGGAATCACCAAACCAAACAGACCCAATCGGATCAGTCTCATTAAATCAGTCTTTTCCCTCCAGTGTTAGTCAGGTGGGTAATGTCACATCACCTCCATCAGATCTGCCCAGGACAAGGCACACTAAACACACAGCTTGCTCTGACACCCACCTCAGCAGCAGCCTCCTTCATGACATCAATATTCTTGCGAGGAGCCTCTCCCGTTTCATAGAACGCCAGCCGCTCTTCAACCTGGTCTCGCAGCTTGTCTCCAAACACGTTAGTGGGGACCTCTGTGAAAAGTTAGACAAGTGTGATGGACTAACACCGGGAACCAAAGGAACCCTACACAGCACACCACTCTGCTCAGAAGGTAGCTGTCAACATTCACAGCAGTGAGATGCTGTTGACGAAAAATAGAGCATCACTGCAGCTGCCTGGAGTGGACCAGCAgacacctccccacacccactcACCTGAGAAGCAGTCAATCCTGGAAGCAATCGTACATTTGTTAGCCAAGTAACGCGAGATACGGCCCTTGTTTTTAGCAGCTGCTCTGCCAATGAAGGTGGAGTGGAAGATCAGACCGTACTTGGGAGTGTTGCTCCTCGTCTTCAGGGCCCTGCAGTCCGCAAAAATGGAAGCAAAGGTTAAAACACAACTCCATTCACCACAAGGACCGGAACCCTCTGCCATACCAATGAGCAATTATTCCAACAATAGGTGAGCTGCTGAGACCCACATCTGGTCCTGAGCCTTAGGTAGTTGACAGCTCTCCCAGGGCTTCCAGCTTCCCGTGAacaagaagcatttgatggctctgggcctgatgctgttttggggggtggggggaggggggggggggagaagagagaataatcTCATCAAAATCCATTATTGAAAGgagcagagcagatgtggagggaAATTTTTCCTGTAGTGGCACAGTCAGGACcaatgggcacagcctcagaacacaggCGCTGccttagaacagatgaggaatttttttagccagggggtaGTTAGTCTGAAATTCACTACCATTAACAGTTGTAGAGATCAAGTCACTGGCcatcgaaggttacagggagataggagaatgcggttgaggacaacaaatcagccatgatgaaatgggctgATTCGCCTAATTTTGCTCCCAAGTCCAAAAGCATGGACAGTTTAGTTACTGTCTGAAGACTAGTGGGAGGTAGTAAATGGGCATGACAAGAGTGGCTGGGGTGATGGCAGAGGCAGAAAGATGAGATActcagacaggcacatgaatgtgatggAAATGTAAGTATATGGCTTGTTTGATCACTAATTTAACTGCTTCagcacactgtgctgtactggtctatgttgtAATGGGTTACAGGGAACTGGTACTGACTAAATACCCCAAGAGTCAGCTgcactattcagcccattgagtatgtCATGGGAGAACACAGGGGACCACCACTTTAAAGATAACAATTAGAACAAGACTGGAGGAACGTGACAGAAAGACAAAATACCTGCCAAACCCCTGAACAGACATGCACACTGCACCATAATGAAGCAAAGTGGTGGCTG is part of the Mobula birostris isolate sMobBir1 chromosome 4, sMobBir1.hap1, whole genome shotgun sequence genome and harbors:
- the idh3b gene encoding isocitrate dehydrogenase [NAD] subunit beta, mitochondrial isoform X1 → MAALRAAVGAARKGIGSLPFPAVAVLPERPPYLSTERIVRKHWVHSASGKMGVPTMGRSDGSYRVTMIPGDGVGPELMHIVKEVFKAAEVPVVFDEHHVSEVQNLASEQKLEQVLDSMKTNRVAIKGKIHTPMEYKGELSSYEMKLRKKLDLFANVVHVKSLPGFPTRHNNLDLVIIREQTEGEYSSLEHQSVQGVIECLKIITRDKSRRIAKFAFDFATKNGRRKVTAVHKANIMKLADGLFLQCCEEIAQLYPNIRYESVIIDNCCMQLVSDPYQFDVLVMPNLYGNIIDNLAAGLVGGAGVVPGESFSSEYAVFETGARHPFSQAMGRNIANPTAMLLSAANMLKHLNLDFHSNLVAKAVKKVIKQGKVRTRDMGGYSTTSDFLKNVIESLYPPRLR
- the idh3b gene encoding isocitrate dehydrogenase [NAD] subunit beta, mitochondrial isoform X2, which gives rise to MAALRAAVGAARKGIGSLPFPAVAVLPERPPYLSTERIVRKHWVHSASGKMGVPTMGRSDGSYRVTMIPGDGVGPELMHIVKEVFKAAEVPVVFDEHHVSEVQNLASEQKLEQVLDSMKTNRVAIKGKIHTPMEYKGELSSYEMKLRKKLDLFANVVHVKSLPGFPTRHNNLDLVIIREQTEGEYSSLEHQSVQGVIECLKIITRDKSRRIAKFAFDFATKNGRRKVTAVHKANIMKLADGLFLQCCEEIAQLYPNIRYESVIIDNCCMQLVSDPYQFDVLVMPNLYGNIIDNLAAGLVGGAGVVPGESFSSEYAVFETGARHPFSQAMGRNIANPTAMLLSAANMLKHLNLDFHSNLVAKAVKKVIKQGKVRTADMGGYSTSAEFTAAVITNLGT